The Triticum dicoccoides isolate Atlit2015 ecotype Zavitan chromosome 6A, WEW_v2.0, whole genome shotgun sequence genome has a window encoding:
- the LOC119316432 gene encoding nicotianamine synthase 1-like: MDAQNMEVAALIEKIAGLQAAIAELPSLSPSPEVDRLFTDLVTACVPPSPVDVTKLSPEHQGMREALIRLCSSAEGKLEAHYADLLATFDNPLDHLARFPYYSNYVNLSRLEYELLARHVPGIAPTRVAFVGSGPLPFSSFVLAAHHLPDAHFDNYDLCGAANERARKLFGASEDGVGARMKFHTADVADLTQELGAYDVVFLAALVGMAAEEKAKVIAHLGAHMVEGASLVVRSAHGARGFLYPIVDPEDIRRGGFEVLAVHHPEGEVINSVIVARKAVDAQLSGPQNGARGAVPLVSPPCSFSTKMEASALEKSEELATKELAF, from the exons ATGGATGCCCAGAACATGGAGGTCGCTGCTCTGATCGAGAAGATCGCCGGTCTCCAGGCCGCCATCGCCGAGCTGCCGTCGCTGAGCCCGTCCCCCGAGGTCGACAGGCTCTTCACCGACCTCGTCACCGCGTGCGTCCCGCCGAGCCCCGTCGACGTGACGAAGCTCAGCCCGGAGCACCAGGGGATGCGGGAGGCGCTCATCCGTCTCTGCTCCTCCGCCGAGGGGAAGCTCGAGGCGCACTACGCCGACCTGCTCGCCACCTTCGACAACCCGCTCGACCACCTCGCCCGCTTCCCCTACTACAGCAACTACGTCAACCTCAGTAGGCTGGAGTACGAGCTCCTGGCGCGCCACGTGCCGGGCATCGCGCCGACGCGTGTCGCCTTCGTCGGCTCCGGCCCGCTGCCGTTCAGCTCCTTCGTCCTCGCCGCGCACCACCTGCCCGACGCGCACTTCGACAACTACGACCTGTGCGGCGCGGCCAACGAGCGCGCCAGGAAGCTGTTCGGCGCGAGCGAGGACGGCGTGGGCGCGCGCATGAAGTTCCACACGGCG gaCGTCGCCGACCTCACGCAGGAGCTCGGCGCGTACGACGTGGTCTTCCTCGCCGCGCTCGTCGGCATGGCGGCCGAGGAGAAGGCCAAGGTGATAGCCCACCTGGGCGCGCACATGGTGGAGGGGGCGTCCCTAGTCGTGCGGAGCGCGCACGGCGCTCGCGGCTTCCTGTACCCCATCGTCGACCCGGAGGACATCAGGCGGGGCGGGTTCGAGGTGCTGGCCGTGCACCACCCTGAAGGTGAGGTGATCAACTCTGTCATCGTCGCCCGTAAGGCCGTCGACGCGCAGCTCAGTGGGCCGCAGAACGGAGCACGGGGCGCGGTGCCGCTGGTCAGCCCGCCATGCAGCTTCTCCACCAAGATGGAAGCGAGCGCGCTTGAGAAGAGCGAGGAGTTGGCCACCAAAGAGCTGGCCTTTTGA